The following proteins come from a genomic window of Salvia hispanica cultivar TCC Black 2014 chromosome 4, UniMelb_Shisp_WGS_1.0, whole genome shotgun sequence:
- the LOC125219157 gene encoding caffeoyl-CoA O-methyltransferase-like, which translates to MAQTAVATENQAGRHQEVGHKSLLQSDDLYQYILETSVYPREPEPMKELREITANHPWNIMTTSADEGQFLNMLLKLINAKNTMEIGVYTGYSLLATALALPDDGKILAMDINKENYELGLPVIEKAGVAHKIEFKEGPALPVLDQMVAEGKYHGTYDFIFVDADKDNYLNYHKRLIDLVKVGGVIGYDNTLWNGSVVAPPDAPLRKYVRYYRDFVLELNKALAADPRIEICQLPVGDGITLCRRLS; encoded by the exons atgGCTCAAACCGCTGTTGCAACAGAAAACCAAGCCGGCCGCCATCAGGAGGTTGGCCACAAGAGCCTTTTGCAAAGCGATGACCTTTACCAG TATATTCTTGAAACAAGTGTGTATCCAAGAGAGCCGGAGCCCATGAAAGAGCTCAGAGAAATCACTGCCAATCATCCATG GAATATAATGACCACATCTGCGGATGAGGGGCAGTTCTTGAACATGCTTTTGAAGCTGATCAATGCCAAAAACACCATGGAGATTGGAGTCTACACCGGCTACTCTCTCCTAGCTACTGCCCTCGCCCTTCCCGACGACGGCAAG ATACTGGCAATGGACATCAACAAGGAGAATTACGAATTGGGCCTCCCAGTAATTGAGAAAGCTGGAGTTGCAcacaaaattgaattcaaagaAGGCCCTGCTTTGCCTGTTCTTGATCAAATGGTTGCAGAG GGGAAGTATCATGGTACATATGATTTCATATTTGTGGATGCTGACAAGGACAACTACCTAAACTACCACAAGAGGCTGATTGACTTGGTCAAAGTAGGGGGTGTGATCGGCTACGACAACACCCTGTGGAACGGGTCCGTGGTGGCGCCACCGGATGCGCCTCTGAGAAAGTACGTTAGGTACTACCGGGACTTCGTGCTGGAGCTCAACAAGGCGCTCGCGGCTGATCCGAGGATCGAGATATGCCAACTGCCTGTGGGCGATGGGATTACCCTGTGCCGCCGTCTCAGCTGA